One Setaria viridis chromosome 7, Setaria_viridis_v4.0, whole genome shotgun sequence genomic region harbors:
- the LOC117864983 gene encoding uncharacterized protein isoform X2, with translation MSEGLMRRRRRLSSPAPLPDDDDLLREIFLRLPPRPSSLPRASLVCKRWGRLVSDPQFLRRFRAFHGLRPHPPLLGFFSGGLEGVADFTPTLDPPDRVDPSRLSLQAPRRGELYNFLGCRHGLALILNLTRLEIILWDPVARDHRRVAVPPSWFNNEDPRSTIRNAALVCDGHHTGRLPLEAFKVILLRSDDVPRDADPKVFGSLYESSTGVWNDLISTSISAPLSMLSPSVLVGNSLCWFLNGCGKRGILVFDLAKRNLAQIDTPVDAHIATDSRFQILRMESGELGFAILSGASMQLWERNASSNGGVRWMLQKTIELDKLLSLRSPIHGPWTVIHGYDEDSHVIFVSVDLEVFMIPLKSLQFKHLFRTDFMTTYHPYTGFYTTGF, from the exons ATGAGTGAGGGTTtgatgcgccgccgccgccgcctctcgtcgccggcgcccttGCCGGACGATGACGACCTCCTCCGGGagatcttcctccgcctcccaccGCGGCCGTCCTCCCTCCCCCGCGCCTCCCTCGTCTGCAAGCGCTGGGGCCGCCTCGTCTCCGATCCCCAATTCCTCCGCCGCTTTCGCGCATTCCACGGCCTCCGGCCACACCCCCCGCTTCtcggcttcttctccggcgGCCTCGAAGGCGTCGCCGACTTCACCCCGACGCTGGACCCGCCCGACCGCGTGGACCCCTCGCGCCTCTCCTTgcaggcgccgcgccgcggcgagctCTATAACTTCCTCGGCTGCCGCCACGGCCTCGCTCTCATCCTCAACCTGACGCGCCTCGAGATCATCTTGTGGGATCCTGTAGCCCGAGACCATCGCCGCGTGGCCGTTCCGCCATCGTGGTTCAACAACGAAGACCCACGCTCGACCATCCGCAATGCCGCGCTGGTTTGCGACGGCCACCACACCGGCCGATTGCCACTAGAAGCCTTCAAGGTGATCTTGTTACGCAGTGATGATGTGCCGCGTGATGCTGATCCGAAGGTGTTCGGCTCCCTCTATGAATCCAGCACTGGTGTGTGGAACGACCTCATCTCCACATCGATCTCGGCGCCGCTTTCAATGCTAAGTCCTAGCGTCCTGGTTGGGAATTCACTTTGCTGGTTTCTTAATGGGTGTGGGAAGCGTGGCATTCTTGTGTTTGATTTGGCTAAGCGCAATCTAGCTCAGATTGATACCCCGGTGGACGCACACATTGCAACAGATTCACGCTTTCAGATATTGCGGATGGAGAGTGGCGAACTTGGCTTCGCCATTTTGTCAGGCGCGAGCATGCAACTATGGGAGAGGAATGCCAGTTCCAACGGTGGTGTCAGATGGATGCTTCAGAAAACCATAGAACTGGACAAGCTCCTTTCATTGAGGTCACCGATTCATGGACCGTGGACAGTAATACATGGATATGATGAGGATAGTCATGTGATTTTTGTATCAGTAGATCTTGAAGTCTTCATGATCCCACTCAAGTCACTGCAGTTCAAGCATCTTTTTAGGACCGATTTCATGACCACCTATCATCCCTACACAGGTTTCTATACTACAG GATTTTGA
- the LOC117864983 gene encoding uncharacterized protein isoform X1, with the protein MSEGLMRRRRRLSSPAPLPDDDDLLREIFLRLPPRPSSLPRASLVCKRWGRLVSDPQFLRRFRAFHGLRPHPPLLGFFSGGLEGVADFTPTLDPPDRVDPSRLSLQAPRRGELYNFLGCRHGLALILNLTRLEIILWDPVARDHRRVAVPPSWFNNEDPRSTIRNAALVCDGHHTGRLPLEAFKVILLRSDDVPRDADPKVFGSLYESSTGVWNDLISTSISAPLSMLSPSVLVGNSLCWFLNGCGKRGILVFDLAKRNLAQIDTPVDAHIATDSRFQILRMESGELGFAILSGASMQLWERNASSNGGVRWMLQKTIELDKLLSLRSPIHGPWTVIHGYDEDSHVIFVSVDLEVFMIPLKSLQFKHLFRTDFMTTYHPYTGFYTTGRDTGSGNVGFDTLNSTLDFPRI; encoded by the exons ATGAGTGAGGGTTtgatgcgccgccgccgccgcctctcgtcgccggcgcccttGCCGGACGATGACGACCTCCTCCGGGagatcttcctccgcctcccaccGCGGCCGTCCTCCCTCCCCCGCGCCTCCCTCGTCTGCAAGCGCTGGGGCCGCCTCGTCTCCGATCCCCAATTCCTCCGCCGCTTTCGCGCATTCCACGGCCTCCGGCCACACCCCCCGCTTCtcggcttcttctccggcgGCCTCGAAGGCGTCGCCGACTTCACCCCGACGCTGGACCCGCCCGACCGCGTGGACCCCTCGCGCCTCTCCTTgcaggcgccgcgccgcggcgagctCTATAACTTCCTCGGCTGCCGCCACGGCCTCGCTCTCATCCTCAACCTGACGCGCCTCGAGATCATCTTGTGGGATCCTGTAGCCCGAGACCATCGCCGCGTGGCCGTTCCGCCATCGTGGTTCAACAACGAAGACCCACGCTCGACCATCCGCAATGCCGCGCTGGTTTGCGACGGCCACCACACCGGCCGATTGCCACTAGAAGCCTTCAAGGTGATCTTGTTACGCAGTGATGATGTGCCGCGTGATGCTGATCCGAAGGTGTTCGGCTCCCTCTATGAATCCAGCACTGGTGTGTGGAACGACCTCATCTCCACATCGATCTCGGCGCCGCTTTCAATGCTAAGTCCTAGCGTCCTGGTTGGGAATTCACTTTGCTGGTTTCTTAATGGGTGTGGGAAGCGTGGCATTCTTGTGTTTGATTTGGCTAAGCGCAATCTAGCTCAGATTGATACCCCGGTGGACGCACACATTGCAACAGATTCACGCTTTCAGATATTGCGGATGGAGAGTGGCGAACTTGGCTTCGCCATTTTGTCAGGCGCGAGCATGCAACTATGGGAGAGGAATGCCAGTTCCAACGGTGGTGTCAGATGGATGCTTCAGAAAACCATAGAACTGGACAAGCTCCTTTCATTGAGGTCACCGATTCATGGACCGTGGACAGTAATACATGGATATGATGAGGATAGTCATGTGATTTTTGTATCAGTAGATCTTGAAGTCTTCATGATCCCACTCAAGTCACTGCAGTTCAAGCATCTTTTTAGGACCGATTTCATGACCACCTATCATCCCTACACAGGTTTCTATACTACAG GCAGGGATACTGGCAGTGGAAATGTTGGATTTGACACTTTGAATAGCACTTTAGACTTTCCTCGGATCTGA